The Bombus vancouverensis nearcticus chromosome 7, iyBomVanc1_principal, whole genome shotgun sequence region TATCACTACGGCCGAAccacttctctctctctctctctctctctctcgctcgctctctttcttcctctattCTCTTTTTAACCGTTGTTATTACATAATTATCCGCTATTACGAGCAATAATGTACATCAATTACATAAAAAACAAGATATCATTAATGTTCTTGTGTTAATCGTTTTATCGTCGTGCGATGGTCACATTTACGAAGGTACCGCGGCTTATCTAATGAATCCAAGACTTACTACCGACACCATCATTCATACGTAGCATGTTCTTACATCGCCCTGTCGCACGATATCCGTTTCGAAACGTGTTTGGGTTGTTTCATCGTCCCGGGTACACTGCGTGTGAGATATTACATTATTGTAATCCTATCGAGAAATCGATTATCGCTTAAAAAACTCGCGTTATTATTACGAACAATCAAACTCGAGGTCCTGTCGGAACTCGACGCGGATAAAATTCAACGACGCTTACATTTCACAGTGTAACGCTACGCACCATGTAGGATAAAACTGctttaatttgttaaaaaaaaaaaaaaaaagaacgtgaACATGATAGTCCATTGCCTTGCTTTAAAATTTAtaacttttttctttctttgttaaaaGCGACTGCCATTCAACGCATACAATTGTACTGTGTTCACTCTAAGGTAAatggaatttttaattcatattgcTTTCATATATGATATTTGAATCCGAATGATATCAGTTGAGTTAATGTAGCACTAATTTTAGCCATACTAAATCAGATTTATTAAAACGTACTTAGTCAACAAAAACCATTCACTTTCAGACTTTAACAGACTACATTTTCCAacgttcatatattttattttatcctaTGTCTTATAGGTTTAATTCTCCCTTGCAAATTAATTACTTATCAAGTTTCGTTTGACATAGGTAAAGAGatttacatttctttttataaaaattcacgtCGAGTTATTAAGATACTCTGTTTGTGTGCAATCATTCAATCAAATAAGCCTCATTTCCGTTCACCCATGAttcaaacataaataaataaagtaaaaagcgaattaataaaaagaaagggaCAAAGAATCCGTGGAATGGCATTAACTCCGTCCTTAATTGGAAGATTGACTTCGTCATTCTGTTGTATATCTTACTGTACAGCAAATGTTACCCTTATCGTGCTGACGTTTTCGTGGGCAGAAGTGTTACGTGTATGTGTGTTGCATGTTCGTGTGACGTGACTATCTATATAGTATACATATACactatattcatatttatacatttatatttatatttatatatatttatatatatttatatatacctcTTCTTTTCACATTCATTACTTtgcaaaatatttcttttgCCGACACGCCGGCACTAAGCCCGTATAATACAATTGCAAATTACATTCTTGTTTGCTTAGGCAAAAATTTACTCGTTTTATTCAGTAAGTACAGTGACCATCTGCATTGAGTTTCATTTCTACTCGGGAAGCAGGGAGTTTGGAGGCTTCGAACGAGTAGATGCATTCCCATACATGGGTGTTTTTAGTCGCGCCGATCTTAAGAAGCTCCGAATCACAAAATGTAATCTATATCGTAAAGTCTCTGTCACGGCTTCCGGCCATGATAAGTTTTATAACTTCTCTCATGATCCTACTAACAATCCTTATGTTGTTCGTTAAACGTAACTTGAGTTTCGTTCAGCAGAGGCATCTcgacgaatatatatatatatataattcttgCAACATCGCGGTTTTTTTCTTTAGTTCGCCGTTGATGCTACAGAGAGGGGAAGTACGAGCCGTTAAAGACGTTCGTCACCATTAGATTAGTTTCGAGTATTAAGGTATGTGTGTACTTAGAAGGAGAGAAGCAGCCACGCGAGCGTCGATTACGGGTGAGTAACGAGTACATAGGATGAGAAGAGGCGAATGTGTAACACGTACGTAACGCGACGCATACGAAGATGTACCCGTATTCGTGGACTTCCTATTactgttttttgttttctctctATTAGTATTAAAGTTGTTCGGTCAGCCGCTAGAACGAGGCCGACGGAGCACAGAGAAAACAGGACTCGCCGTTAGTCTCTTGGACGATTCCTAATGATACTATATGTCAAGGGATCTATCCTCTAGTAgtagaagtgggcaaaactgtTGCAGGTGTTGCGAGAGCGAACCGAGCCTCAGCTATGCGTTTGTGGGTGTGGAGGTGGTGCGCCAGTAATCTCGGTCCAACGCATTTCGAAGAAACTGCGCATCCCGTGTCCAGCCTTCCCCACGGGACTGTCATCCTCGTTGAATACCTCGCAGTTGATGAACATCTGTCTGACATCGGCGCAAAACTCATCGCGAGACTTGTACCTGTATCGAGAAGCACTCTTTGGAACATATTCGGCAATTTTCCAATTTGTTCGGATTGAAGCTGACGATCACGTTAGAGCTTTTTTCTAGAGATCTTAGGTGAActgtttactttttttttttatgtttagGGAAAGAGGCATTTCTAAATAGAGAGTACGTTCAATTAACTAGTAGTCGTTGGTACGCGTGTAACTTACACGGAGTCCTGCAATTTCTTCTTGATCGTACTGAGATCCATgggtgttttaataattttcttgtAGGTAGGAAACTGTTTGGTGTTCACCGGCAAGAGGAACGGCCAGGCCTCGTCCTGTTGCTCCAACTGTTCGAGTAGCACCTTACAAGGAGCCAACTCTCGTTGCTGTTTCTTCGTGAGCGTCCTATTGTTTCCCTCCTTCCGTGGCGAAGCAGTTGGGGTTGCCGGTTCCGATGAACTGACGTCCTCTACGTGTGTGTTCGATGCCGTTGACGGCGTTGGACTGCGACGCAAAACAACAGAAATTATTTGCACGTTTATCTTTCTCGTTTGCAGGAGGTTTTTCCGTCATAAAAGCTTCTGGACGAATGCATTAAGACTCGAGCGTGTTTTTTCTGCTTGAGACGGGTACGTTGTTCTCGATGGAACATTTCGTCTTTCTGACTCTTTGTCTTTCGTTTATATTTGGtctcccttttttctctctcgccGTTTTTTTTTGCCCTTCTatggtttattattattattattattattattattattattattattattattattattattattattattattatacattttcgaGTAATCATAGAACCTGAAGGCAGCACTACCGTTACGACgaattttctaagaaaatacCCATCCCATACTTGATGATCGTAACACGCTGTACAAAGTACAGGGTGTCCCCCGACGAGAAGGGACCTGACGCTATGGTATATTCACAGGGTATCGATGATTGCTTTTTAGTTAGTAGAAGAACAACATTAACTACGATTAACCTATCGTGGAACACCCTGTATGGAGTAAATACTTCTTTACAACAATAACTTTCGACGAGTATGTACGATACGAGTCGAGGATATAAGTCGGTATAATCGCATGAGAACAGTGTATACTTTCTATGTTCGTTCGTTTTAAAGCGGTTCTTTTGTTTCATATTCGATCGGAAATTGTTTGTTTATCGTATACGTTCGCTGAACAATGTTATAATTATTGAGTCATGGTTTCGTAGCTGTTTTCCCTACTGTATACTTCGTATGAAACGTTGTTAAATCAGCGAGTTGACAATGTTTGGTTTTTTAACGTAATCACCTAGCTGGTGGATGATCAGAACTTTCACTTTCTCTGGTGCCTGCCCCTTTGGTATGACTCCTTCGACTACTATTTCTCTTCTTTGGTTGTTTACTGTGGCAATTAGAACAATACCATTTACCCCTTGGCATCTGAAAATATCAAGTATGCACGTGAATCAAGCagataaagatattttattcaaGGAAAGTCTCAATACATTCTGTGGTTTGTAAAcaatagataaaataatttcttactTTTGGCATAACAGGATTGTGGCAGTCAGTGTGATAAGCCCGTGGACAGAGTTCACATAGCACTAAATTTTTACCAACCCTCTTTCCACATACCAAACAGTTTCGTTCCCCTGTAGCTTTGTTCATGCATTCGTGACAATACCTAAGATATTTacaatcgtttaattacaaaaCGAGTTTTTACTATTTCTTGTACGTTTAAGATACAATTTCTTACCAGTCACCATCAGGAATGTTTTCCATTTTTGGACGGAAACAATAAGTATGATAGCCGCGGTCACAACCATCACACAGTAATAGTTTGTCTTCGTTATCTCCGCTATGACAGAACTGACAATTCTgtaacagaaaaagaaaattttccaatttaaaatgttaaaaCACATTGTTCGgggtaaattaattttaatgtttcAGCGTTTTGTTATTCAAGCATTTAAAGCTAAACCCCATGGATGCAATAAATGTTAATAAGCAAAGAATACAATAAATAAGTGGGATAAATCAACATTCAGGAATATTTAATTAACGAAATGAGAGTAAAGCATTTTAATTCCGTTCGTGTCGTGCATATCGTCATTGTTATAATCTATTATGTGATTAAGATTGAGTATAAATGGCGAGTCGGGATAAAAGAATAATAGATATATTTCGATGCTTAGATTATGCATATAGTATAAAGTCGTTATAACTAAACATCGAAGCTACTCTACAAAAGGAAAAATATGAAGCAATAAAGGAAAAAATGAGTAGATGATAAGCGGCATATTTTCTTGCATGCTACCGTTACGTTAGACTCTAACCACCATTAAACTTGTTAACGTATTattcatttttcaaattatagCAATTTAAAGTAACTTAGTTTGTAAGTTTAGAATTGATAAAATATCAAACTATTTCAAATAACAATGATGAAAGCGtatcaaataatttaatttttctatatttgaTTTTTCGCTAATTTACAACTATGGCTGCCGCATTATTCGCACTTATAAAAATTACCATTAATTCGTATTAAACTTCCTTACAATATCGTATGTAAGTATGTATATTATTGGAAAATACCACGGTAAGAGCATTTCGTTTGACTGAACCGTTTACCAATCATCATCGAAAGCGATAATGTTCTCTGTGGTTCACTGTGCAAGGAAGGACGAAAGAGTCACGCAGGAAGTAAAAAGGATACTTTGGTTAGTAAGTTAGTGCGAATACCCACAGAGGCCTGAGAAGTAGTCAATAGCTGATTGTATTGAGTGGTAGCTTTGAGTGAGACGCAGCGGTTTCGTAGCTTGACGCAGACCGAGTTTCTAGCTGGTGTTAGACTCACAGCCTTCATGATGCTCTTGTCCCAAGCGATGCTGGCCTCCAACATATAAAGCGCCATGGCGAGCTGAGCGGACGTGTGTGCTCGAGCCGTTGCTTCTCGCCAGTTGTTCAGCCCTCTTGGAGTTGTTTCTTCTTGAGGTATCGGGGTCTGATTGCTCTGATCCGAATTATTCGAATTTGCGTTAGCAGCGGCCGCTTGTTCTGCCTTTAAGGCCGCTAGATTTGGATCTCCAGTActataatttaaaatgaaatatttaaatttgaaatgCAGACAGAAAAACATTTAAATTGTAGAATAATATTGAACTAAAATAACTAGGGTATGTAAAGCCTAAATACTAGTAGATAGTCTTACCAAACGCCTAACGGTGGTTTTAAGTATCTCCTTTCAATAGCTGCTTCCAGGGACAGTAACCTTTGTCGAGCTTGTTCAACCGCGCTAATTTTCTCCATTTCATTcagtttttcaatttcttctgcCTCTTCGGTTCCTGCTCGTGGAGGTAACTTCCAGCCTTTGATCTGCATGCTGGCATTTGCGACTTTATCTTCTAGAGCCTCGACTTGTTCCAAGAGCTGCGCATCTACCCGTAATGCGACTTGTTCACTCCAGTCAGCCGGGTTGTCTGGTTTTGGAATCGGTGTGTCGGGTTCGTCTGGTGTCGCTTGAAGTTCGGTAGCAGTCAGGTTACCAGGGTCCACGTTGATCTTGCCCGTAACAGCTAGGAAAGATTCCATGGTCGCCCACGTTGTACGTTTTAGTTCCTTCTCGCGAACACCGCGAGAATGAAGGTGCTCCAATAGTTCTTGAAACGTGTCTACGTCCGTTATTCTCCACCAACCATATCTCAAATCTAAATATGAACGAAGAGAGACGTTAGTCTTAAGAATTTATCTTAAACATAACTTTTAGTTATGTCTTTTAGCTAGAGCTCTAGCATATGTTACTTACCTTTTGGTACTGGTTTGGCTTCTCCAGGGGGTGGTAAACCATGCACTTTCAAATACTCAAGTTGCGCTGCTTCGTCTTGAGTCAAAATCAAAGGAGCTGGACTGTCGCACCTGTCATAATTTGGACTAGCCGGCGGAGGGAACACTGGTATTCTCAGTTCGGTTGGTTCGGCTATTCCAAATATTTGCTTGGTACTTGGTCCTGGAGTATCGCAAGTCTCGCGAGGTAAGATCGAGAACCAATTGGATTCGTTGCTATTATCTGGAATTATTAGCGTAAAGCACATTAATAAAACGTCTTTAATAATACTTTACATCAACAGTAAATGGAGACAATCTTACTAGATATAAAGGTGCCGTTTAATTCTTTTCCATTATGAAGATTGTTAACATGGTTGAACTTATCACCGTTTGGAATTGTTTCGACGATTTTATCTTCCATTATCTTCACCGCTGGTTTCATGTCTTCATCTGCTTCGTCGTTCTCCTTCTTCGTCTCTTCTTTGATATCGACATCCATACTAACTATCTCTGTTTCTTGTTTAATCTCTTCAGACGTGACGTTGGTCTTCGCATCGGTCATCGAATTATCCAAAtcattctttttctcttccttcaTGTTCGCCAAATTCTCGCAGTTTTGCATAGGTTCTTTCTTGCAATTAACATCTTCACTTTCAGATTTCGTTTTGTCCGCCAAAGGCTTGACGTCGGCCTCTTGCTCGCTCGAATTGaatttcttctccttctttacGTCGTTAGGAGCTTCGTTCTCGCGATTCTCGACTTTGGTGTCCTCCTGCTTCGTTTCTGATTTTTCCTCCATCGATACGTTTTTGTACTTTTCGTCTAGTTCAGCCTGCAACTCTAGGATTTCTGGTTCAGCGCTTTCCATGGCTTCGACGAAGATGCCACCAGCGCATGCCAGCTCCCAGTATCTTCTCCAGTATCTGTCTTGCCCAAATATATGTGCTCGTAGCTGTTTCGAGAAGCTGTTCAATTTCTGCAATTGTTCCTCTGACTGTTTCAACAGTTTATCCAATTTTTTACCCAGTTCTTCGCCGGACAGATTTTTGTCCTCCTCCTAAGTTACGCACAAGAGAATTAAACCATCTTTCAGAATAGAGCAGTCAactgtattttattaaattgtaatttattgaACTATATAATTTACCTCCTCGGGCTGAGTTCCTTCGCTCTCATTCTCGGACATGTCTTCAACCTCGTCTTCGTGATGAATTTCATCAGGAGTGGGTGTCGTCCCCACTGCTGTCGACGTCGTGTTACCTTCTTCGTCAACCTCTTTCTTCTCGATCGTAATAGTATCTCCAGTTTTGTTAACGATTACGCCAACTGCTTCCATTCGAACCTTTCGACTATGCAACTGCCTCAATCTACGAAAAAGATGGAAAAGAATCAATCATTATCACAAAGATATGCAGTATCTGGACACTTCCTTACCTTTAACcaaatgtattttaattataagaTTACCGATAAATCAAATTGCAATGATTTTATTCTTCATAATCACTATTGTGATTATATAGTAGTATCATTGATCTGATAAAATGTTTTCCAATAGGTAATGTAAATTTATAGTCTAACGATTCCTTGGAAAGTTAATAAGTGTTGCTTCTAACtaataatttatcattaatttaCATACGTTGGAAAAATTCAAAGCAAAGTTAGTATAAAGCGACCAaactatttgaatatttaagatagtataaattacataaaagtATAGTAACGCCAAGTGGTAGTATACATCAGAGTATTAGCATAAAAAAATACTTACTTCCTAATTTTTGTATCCAACACAAATCTCTCTTTCCTCAATTGAGCTACCGTCTCCAAGCTACCTTCGATCTGTCGGATCACAGCCTTGTTCTGCAATAGCTCGTTGCAGAGAAACGCGAGCATCTGCGCCTTATGCGTGGGATTCAAGGCCAGGAACGGTTTGTCCCTCAGCCTCTCGGACATCTTCCATGTTTCGTTGTTGTGCAAGTGTTCGTAGAATTGAGCGTTCTTTCCTGAACAGGTCGAGGCATAGTCACCGCCATTCTGATGATGATCTGCGAATTTCTTGTCACGCTCTCGTTCCAAACATACTCCTGTCAAAGCCTTCACTTCTCCTGTCGCGTTCGCGTATAAGTAGATTCGTAAGACTTCGCTGATGTTAGCGTGCGTTATATCAGCTTGACGTAAACTTTGACCAAGACCGGTTGTATGCCTTGCCGGTTGAGGGATTCCTGGATCTTCGATAGCGCATACTAACAGATGTGTCATCACGGAAAGAAGTTCTTCCTCAGCTTCCTCATCGTTTAGCAGCGCGAGTTGGAGGCTTTTTAGGCTTGGGAGCGATTCCATATCTGAATGAGCGAAGATTATATGATCAgtaaattttaatagaattatgTGCGATTAATACTCACGAATAAAAGATTGCCAACGATTTCGATCAGTAATGCTTCAATGATTAATCTACTTCTAACTTTAGGATTGTCTCAAATCTTTTTCGACACACAATTCAAGGTGATCATTGATAGTAAGGAAAAAATTGATTCATTCTCCTATTCTAATGCTCCAAAAGTAGAATAGAATGATTTATAAGCATGGAAATCTTGAAAGACGTGGCAGTCGTGTCTTTGGTCGATCTAATATTACATCTGACGAAGATTAAAGTATAAAACTTGTAACCAAAGAAATCAAAGcgaaagatacataaaaaatatgaaataccaGAGAAATGTTATCTACATATTTTGTCAGGAAATTGTGAATCAGTCGTTTGATCAGCTTGAAAGTTCTAGTGTCAAGAACAAATTGTTCAGTATCCTAGCGAAGAAGGAACCAACGTAACGGAGGTTTACGTGGTAAGTCAATAATCTGTTTCAGGAAAATTATTGCAAATCAAAGACCACCATAACCAATGAACAATTAATCTACTTCTAACTTTAGAATTGTCTCAAATCTTTTTCGACACACAATTCAAGGTGATCATTGATAGTAAGGAAAAAATTGATTCATTCTCCTATTCTAATACTCCAAAAGTAGAATAGAATAATTTATATGCATGGAAATCTTGAAAGACGTGGCAGTCGTGTCTTTGGTCGATCTAATATTACATCTGACGAAGATTAAAGTATAAAACTTGTAACCAAAGAAATCAAAGcgaaagatacataaaaaaatatgaaataccaGAGAAATGTTATCTACATATTTTGTCAGGAAATTGTGAATCAGTCGTTTGATCAGCTTGAAAGTTCTAGTGTCAAGAACAAATTGTTCAGTATCCTAGCGAAGAAGGAACCAACGTAACGGAGGTTTACGTGGTAAGTCAATAATCTGTTTCAGGAAAATTATTGCAAATCAAAGACTACCATAACCAATGAACAATTAAACCCACCAAAGCCTAAAGTCTCGCCGAAATTATGCAGAAATTCGAACACCATCACAATGTCTGCGAATGCCTGACCGGACAGCTTGAGACCAGGTAGTCGTTTCAATTCTGGCAGTGGTCTGTGATCTGAAAACAGAGAAATACCTTGTGTCACAGAAGCTCTATAATCGAGGAACAAAAGCTTGGCAGAGACATACCCGTTAGCTCCATGTCCTCGACAGGCTTTCTGATCTGTTCGATCAGTTCCATCTCAACCTTCCTCTGTTCAGCTCGTTTCTCCTTCGTCGCTATTCTCTCGGCTCTCGCCTCTAAccgtttcttctctctttcctccATTTTTCGTCGATTTTCCAACGCTCGAACCAACGCCATGTGCTGTCTCCTTCGTTCTCTCTCCTAAAGTATCCAAGGAAAGGAATGTAACGAACGAAAGGCATAAAATAGAACAGAGTGCGTCCCATGCAGAGAAAATTGTTCTTAAAAGATCTCGTTAGCAGCACAACTTTGACACGCACGGACTACGGCAAACTCTATGACCGTTTCCAAAGATACTGGTTTCAGAGAAAGCTACAAACTCGATAGTGGCAATTCGACTTTTGGTTTTGTTCAAAAATACCGTGCACAAAAAACTCTTCTTTTACCCAACCACACTGTTCGATATTTCGTCTACTATTTTTCGAATGATCACTGCGCTTTGATGTCCACACAGCGTTCTATTTAGTATGATATTTCTTTTCCATTTCTCTACATATTTTACTCGTTATTCTGTTATTATTACGTGAGATGCAAGCATCTGAATTTTATATCGATATGAACGAAGCGAGAAAGAAGCGTCTTAGGATGCAAAATGACTGATATCACTGAGACGGGGTATAAACATCGTTACCGAGGGACTGGTTAGTGAACGTGGATCTCTCGAAAAGCATTAGTGTCGTTCGCGTggcgaaattatttttcaaatgcGATTTCAATCGTCGATAACTCGTGGCAGATCTAAGATCCTCGACGAGAAACCGACGAGTCTGCGAGTGCAGATTAATTTCAACTAGTGACGCACAAGTGAACCTGATAACTTTGAACTCGTCAGCCGGTCTACCTTTCCGCTACTCATCGTTTAGCGAGCTATCGATTCAATCTTACCATATCACAACTATATAATTTGCCATAATTAAGCTTGATAAAATGATAACAAAGCGATgataattcaatttaaattcgCAGTAAGACTATCCGcaaatttgacaaattattGGCTTATGAAAAAGTATCGTACGTATGGATTGGGATTTAATCGATCGACTGTGCTTTACTCTTTATTTCCTCCTTTCTTAGACAGACACGAGACGTAGACAGTGACGAGTTTAAAGTTGATGAAAATTCGATTCGTTCCGTTTTAAGGAAGTCGTCTTAAACTAGATTGGGTATGAGACATACCAGCTCGACGGTGTAGAGCATCTCGCGCTGCTTGGTGAGCTCCTGCATGTACATCTGCGGCACAAAACATATCCACAGTCCACCAGTGCTCAAACTAACTTTACGCGCTCAAAACTAACAGTACATCTTGGTTTCTTTGACGCGTCTTATAATCACGTTGCAAAATCAAATCTTTCAtgagaaataaattttcaactgtctttttaagaatttcttttttaaatcatatAAAAAAGACTGTTTGACATCTGTGTTCATCATAGTGACCATAGTTCGCGATTATCGTATCTAGATCAACGTCGATCAAAGACACTTTGAAATATAGATTTTATTTTTGGAAAAAAACGTAGTTTGAATCGTAATTACGTTACGTTCAAGCGGATCGTCTAATTCCATAAGATAGCTACGTCAAGACCAAATTCACGCCTGTGTCACAAACGAACGGAAACGAAAACTCAAGGCAACCATAGGGATGCGGCAGTGTGCCGCGAAATCTACGTTCAAGAAACCACAGAGACGAAATTACAGTGCTACATcacaaaactaaaaaaaaaaaaaaagagaaaagcaaACACATATGTAACAGAACAGTGTGACGTAGCGTGTGTCTGTGGAAATGACGAAATAACGGAAAACTTTGCGTCTCCTCACCGTCGTGTAGCTTTGCTTTCGTATGAAGATCAAAgtcaaatgaaataattcttaaataaataaatgaagaatttagaaggaaaaaaaaatacaatataaaaaaaCCGAAAGGGATGtaaaaattttgaataaaaaacgAAATCTATAGAAGTAACAATTAATGAATGCttgattgaaataaaaaaaagatgtaaaaaaaaggaaacaaaaatatgataaaagtgaaaaatgaacagataatataattcaatatttaattgCTTAGCAGATTAGTAAATGGAGAGACGGATGGACGTAATAAGCTGTTTGTATAGgtcgaaaatatataaaaaacagAAGCTAATATCTctacgaaagaaataaaaatacacacacacacacacacatacacaccaTCTATTCTACAGCAATGAGACGATACGCGAGAATGATCTTTGAAAATGATAGAAGATCTGCTTGCACTCACCTGTTCTTTCAGCATAACCGCCTGCTGCCGCTTCAGTTCTCGTTCCTGGGAAATCACAAGAGAATTCTCGTAGTCATTTTTCTCTCGTTCGTTAATTATCGTTCTTCTAAAAAGCAACTAACGAAGCTGCCGAGACGCGAGTATGTTCGCACGGGACAAAATAACGAAACGataggaaggaagaaaaagaaagacaaaATGACAGAAaccgggggggggggggacggAGGAGACACAAAACGTGTGATCGTTCAACGAGCAAAAAGGAAATTCCTATGGCCAAATTGTTAATGACAAACAACATCCCGCTTTGAGAACAACTTTCCGTGCCGATGAAACGCCAATTTCATGCCACGAATTAACAATAACAGgcttttgaaattttttacaaattttttcaaatacGCTGAAATAgaggataattttataaaattcgtaATCGAGTCTATAGCGGAAAGCAAGAGTCGAGTAACAAGTTGGAATTTAATTTATCGTTAAATAAAGCGCAGCTCGAATAAA contains the following coding sequences:
- the LOC117164651 gene encoding uncharacterized protein LOC117164651 isoform X5 yields the protein MEKENSASGGGGGGGGGGGGEAAATATPGATSASEKLQADQANPLLDPTALFGAYWPRGDSAASSLFGGMPGGYGLGAHHLPSAYAILGRGGSAPGFGGHTPASAPPPPPYSHSSLGTLSVAASQAASLGINPASAAWWTMASHLAAQDYLARLQGAAGLPGFPPGAESLLPPYPASLLNPPSLSSHKSSKSKSSKSHKTPASSSSSTTPSMTGSSLPVSTQAPVTSSHHSTSTSSTPNSQTNVVSSAKEGSDPSSILGGVRLPPDTEIIKYTSSIVGPKVPGTTNRGRKKTISLDTPSVSVHPPPVPALSAHQTNTTTSSLMMEPRKYNRTGTESNDYRESVDRVEVIKLPAHSTNGSALPAPSSYTTTTNASNSNDSDAPLNLSLKPSTTSSSSPISGSQPLSQLSNLSQSLLASDRTSRRKPGPKPRRVPQNSVPVPASPSPSLAQLFAAADSPQRPSSGSEESESASTTHHKDGRPRNLGRGVSKPKKNTVASLLAQSRALGIKPTPTLDPSVPLSHQVSLLRSNILAAQLHATATGQADDKNQEKMKNKVLEVSGEESNMDVTSESGSNTDVVTDTDDDNADGVSSAKRRKVKPSERDLQVPLERGWKRETVIKGLGKSGVIKGDVSYYSPCGKTFRSSPDLAKFLEQQNPPDLTTANFSFSSRPLVGEFLQPTMGLAEAEFVRLGAQEVARRLEELRAAGGFRDVRTNNQYEREKLAYAKKLAKEEAQRHKEQARLIKEQEKTERQEAVRREREIRNQQLLEGRKRLAFTIKQKMKIIQEIERGKSKSDVARELGLASSTVATIWKNRESIAESWRNRDMMQHSDVEDTVAKKSGLSSSSSNLASVTSLVTNNTVLNTVNTTNSSTTGTTLPTAIVVAPPQVQVVPPPPPPPLPLPTTSATVVPSTSQPTQLSTPPISSTMSTGTTTTTNASMDNTQQAQTQTQSQELLEARKKRQEEVEKIRLEEQQRKQQERELKRQQAVMLKEQMYMQELTKQREMLYTVELERERRRQHMALVRALENRRKMEEREKKRLEARAERIATKEKRAEQRKVEMELIEQIRKPVEDMELTDHRPLPELKRLPGLKLSGQAFADIVMVFEFLHNFGETLGFDMESLPSLKSLQLALLNDEEAEEELLSVMTHLLVCAIEDPGIPQPARHTTGLGQSLRQADITHANISEVLRIYLYANATGEVKALTGVCLERERDKKFADHHQNGGDYASTCSGKNAQFYEHLHNNETWKMSERLRDKPFLALNPTHKAQMLAFLCNELLQNKAVIRQIEGSLETVAQLRKERFVLDTKIRKLRQLHSRKVRMEAVGVIVNKTGDTITIEKKEVDEEGNTTSTAVGTTPTPDEIHHEDEVEDMSENESEGTQPEEEEDKNLSGEELGKKLDKLLKQSEEQLQKLNSFSKQLRAHIFGQDRYWRRYWELACAGGIFVEAMESAEPEILELQAELDEKYKNVSMEEKSETKQEDTKVENRENEAPNDVKKEKKFNSSEQEADVKPLADKTKSESEDVNCKKEPMQNCENLANMKEEKKNDLDNSMTDAKTNVTSEEIKQETEIVSMDVDIKEETKKENDEADEDMKPAVKIMEDKIVETIPNGDKFNHVNNLHNGKELNGTFISNNSNESNWFSILPRETCDTPGPSTKQIFGIAEPTELRIPVFPPPASPNYDRCDSPAPLILTQDEAAQLEYLKVHGLPPPGEAKPVPKDLRYGWWRITDVDTFQELLEHLHSRGVREKELKRTTWATMESFLAVTGKINVDPGNLTATELQATPDEPDTPIPKPDNPADWSEQVALRVDAQLLEQVEALEDKVANASMQIKGWKLPPRAGTEEAEEIEKLNEMEKISAVEQARQRLLSLEAAIERRYLKPPLGVCTGDPNLAALKAEQAAAANANSNNSDQSNQTPIPQEETTPRGLNNWREATARAHTSAQLAMALYMLEASIAWDKSIMKAVSLTPARNSVCVKLRNRCVSLKATTQYNQLLTTSQASNCQFCHSGDNEDKLLLCDGCDRGYHTYCFRPKMENIPDGDWYCHECMNKATGERNCLVCGKRVGKNLVLCELCPRAYHTDCHNPVMPKMPRGKWYCSNCHSKQPKKRNSSRRSHTKGAGTRESESSDHPPASPTPSTASNTHVEDVSSSEPATPTASPRKEGNNRTLTKKQQRELAPCKVLLEQLEQQDEAWPFLLPVNTKQFPTYKKIIKTPMDLSTIKKKLQDSVYKSRDEFCADVRQMFINCEVFNEDDSPVGKAGHGMRSFFEMRWTEITGAPPPHPQTHS